A single window of Ferrimonas balearica DSM 9799 DNA harbors:
- a CDS encoding efflux RND transporter periplasmic adaptor subunit gives MNAWRYRLWAGLLVGSLAACGGEAPQQGPPPAAEVGVITLQAQPVTLSVQLAGRTKASLEAEVRPQISGIVLERNFTEGSMVQEGQQLYLIDPAPYIADLNRAQADLSKAAANVKTAKNRADRYETLVAARAVSQQDYDDALANYQQAQADVATARAAVTSAEINLDYTKVYAPITGLAGRSTVTVGALVTANQGDPLVTVQQFDPMFVDVTESSRALNRIRRQWASGELVRQDSAKVRLYFDDNDLYDQEGVFQFADINVDTGTGTFTIRTTFPNPDNVLLPGMFVRAEMVKGIVPNGLLVPARGVTRNAKGEATVMVVEDDKVAQRVVDAEQMVGQNWLIRSGLKAGDKVILEGLQFVRPGVPVGTVRELDQKQQG, from the coding sequence ATGAACGCATGGCGTTACCGGTTGTGGGCTGGCCTACTGGTCGGCAGTCTGGCGGCCTGTGGGGGAGAAGCGCCCCAGCAGGGGCCGCCACCCGCCGCTGAAGTTGGGGTAATTACTCTTCAGGCCCAACCCGTCACTCTGTCGGTTCAGTTGGCCGGGCGAACCAAAGCGTCGCTTGAGGCCGAAGTGCGCCCTCAGATCTCCGGCATTGTGTTGGAACGCAACTTTACCGAAGGGTCGATGGTGCAGGAGGGGCAGCAGCTCTACCTGATTGACCCGGCGCCCTATATCGCGGATCTCAACCGCGCTCAGGCGGATCTGTCGAAAGCGGCCGCGAATGTGAAAACGGCAAAAAACCGGGCCGACCGCTATGAGACTCTGGTGGCAGCGCGTGCCGTGTCGCAACAGGACTACGATGACGCGCTGGCGAACTACCAGCAGGCCCAGGCCGATGTGGCCACTGCCCGGGCGGCGGTGACCAGCGCCGAAATCAACCTCGATTACACCAAGGTCTACGCCCCGATTACCGGCCTGGCCGGCCGCTCCACCGTGACGGTTGGGGCGCTGGTGACCGCCAATCAGGGTGACCCGTTGGTGACGGTGCAGCAGTTTGACCCCATGTTTGTTGATGTGACCGAATCCAGTCGGGCGCTGAACCGAATCCGGCGACAGTGGGCCAGCGGCGAGTTGGTGCGGCAGGATTCCGCCAAGGTCAGACTCTACTTTGACGACAACGACCTCTATGACCAGGAGGGCGTGTTCCAGTTTGCCGACATCAACGTGGATACCGGCACTGGCACTTTCACCATTCGTACCACCTTCCCCAATCCCGATAACGTCCTGCTGCCCGGCATGTTTGTTCGTGCCGAAATGGTAAAGGGGATTGTGCCTAATGGTCTGCTGGTGCCTGCCCGAGGGGTGACCCGTAATGCCAAAGGCGAGGCAACCGTGATGGTGGTCGAGGACGATAAGGTGGCGCAGCGGGTGGTCGATGCGGAACAGATGGTGGGTCAGAACTGGTTGATCCGGAGCGGCCTGAAAGCCGGCGACAAGGTGATACTGGAAGGGCTGCAGTTTGTTCGTCCCGGAGTGCCGGTAGGCACTGTCCGGGAGCTGGACCAGAAGCAGCAGGGCTAG
- a CDS encoding MFS transporter, translating into MFDVANSAYTTVVITIVYSAFFVHHLVPADSDWGNSYWGLAMVVSNLLTMVLAPLLGTLCDLRGGKKAFLLGNMLVCALATAGLFFVGPGAIGWAILLLTISNVAWMLSEVFCASFLTDLATPKTMGLISGIGWGVGYLGGLLSLVMVLFGVITSSAESDLSLYIQQNQQAMLAVAAYFVVVSVPTMLWLKDRDPVRRDVGFGQVWQHTWQRLSHCWQLARALPALWRFFLVFTLYSAGMAIVIKFFGIFVDARLTLTAAEKTTIFLALQVSAFIGALAFGLLESRIGPKATIFLTLLWWIMGVLSIYGLTPLSQWLGVSENRVFTVCALLAGSGLGSTQSASRTIVGLLTPNQYSAMMFGFWGLFGRLATILGSLSFALVADLFSLQQGLLVILGFFVLGAALVLKVPIEQGMVTAGHRPATSGN; encoded by the coding sequence ATGTTCGACGTGGCCAACTCGGCGTACACCACCGTGGTGATCACCATCGTCTACAGCGCCTTCTTTGTGCATCACCTGGTGCCGGCGGACTCGGATTGGGGCAACAGCTATTGGGGCCTGGCCATGGTGGTCTCAAATCTGCTGACCATGGTATTGGCCCCGCTACTCGGCACCCTGTGTGACCTGCGGGGCGGCAAAAAAGCCTTTTTGCTGGGCAATATGCTGGTGTGTGCGCTGGCCACGGCTGGGCTGTTCTTTGTCGGTCCCGGTGCCATCGGCTGGGCGATCCTGCTTCTTACCATCAGTAATGTGGCGTGGATGCTGTCGGAGGTGTTTTGCGCCAGCTTCCTGACGGACCTGGCGACCCCGAAAACCATGGGGCTGATCTCCGGCATCGGCTGGGGCGTGGGCTACCTGGGCGGCCTTCTGAGTCTGGTGATGGTGCTGTTTGGGGTGATCACCAGCAGTGCCGAAAGCGACCTTTCCCTCTACATCCAGCAGAATCAACAAGCGATGCTGGCGGTGGCCGCCTATTTTGTGGTGGTGTCGGTGCCCACCATGTTGTGGCTGAAAGACCGTGACCCGGTGCGCCGGGATGTGGGCTTTGGCCAGGTCTGGCAGCATACCTGGCAGCGCCTGAGCCACTGCTGGCAGCTGGCCCGCGCTCTGCCGGCGCTGTGGCGGTTCTTCCTGGTGTTTACCCTCTATTCCGCCGGGATGGCCATTGTCATCAAGTTCTTTGGCATCTTTGTCGATGCCCGCCTGACCCTGACCGCCGCAGAGAAAACCACCATCTTTCTGGCCCTGCAGGTGTCCGCCTTTATCGGCGCGCTGGCGTTTGGCCTGCTGGAGAGCCGGATTGGGCCCAAAGCCACCATCTTTCTCACCCTGTTGTGGTGGATCATGGGGGTATTGTCGATCTACGGCCTGACCCCGCTGTCGCAATGGCTGGGGGTCAGTGAAAACCGCGTCTTTACCGTGTGCGCGCTGTTGGCCGGGTCGGGGCTGGGCTCCACTCAGAGTGCCAGTCGCACCATTGTCGGTCTGCTGACGCCCAACCAGTACAGCGCCATGATGTTTGGCTTCTGGGGGCTGTTTGGGCGGCTGGCGACGATTCTGGGCAGCCTCTCCTTTGCGTTGGTGGCGGATCTGTTCTCTCTGCAGCAGGGTTTGCTGGTGATTCTCGGCTTCTTTGTGCTCGGGGCTGCGCTGGTGCTAAAAGTCCCCATCGAACAGGGGATGGTGACCGCCGGTCACCGGCCTGCAACTTCGGGCAACTGA
- a CDS encoding heterodisulfide reductase-related iron-sulfur binding cluster, producing MSRKEGSLEAPTRHPIDWQNPDYYDHDKLMAELERVYDVCHGCRRCVSLCQSFPTLFDLVDESDTMEVDGVDKADYIKVVDHCYLCDLCFMTKCPYVPPHEWAIDFPHLMLQAKAQKFERDGARLRDRVLTNTDAMGKFASTPGVSQLMNGVGNTNVFRVTLEKTLGVHRDAPLPHYQRPTLEQRAQTQVQTIPATAVGETSGKVALFATCFANYTQSDLADDFMKVFQHNDIHIEPAFDLLCCGMPKLELGDLNSVDRMRKHNIPRLAELVRQGYDLIAPIPSCVLMFKQELPLMFPDDDEVALVQRAFFDPFEYLWLRHKGGQLKTEFQGTLGKVSYQPACHQRVQNFGPRTRDVLALVPDTEITTIERCSGHDGTYAVKLETREHALKIARPVVRQVDQAGPDHHISDCPMAASHIGEQRKLADGKASHAPHPISLLRQAYGL from the coding sequence ATGTCCCGCAAAGAAGGCAGTCTCGAAGCCCCTACCCGACACCCCATCGACTGGCAAAACCCCGACTACTACGACCACGACAAGCTGATGGCCGAACTGGAGCGGGTGTACGACGTCTGCCACGGTTGTCGCCGTTGCGTCAGCTTGTGCCAGTCCTTCCCCACGCTGTTTGACCTGGTGGACGAGTCCGACACCATGGAGGTGGATGGGGTGGATAAGGCGGATTACATCAAGGTGGTGGACCACTGCTACCTCTGCGACCTCTGCTTTATGACCAAATGCCCCTACGTGCCCCCGCACGAGTGGGCCATCGATTTCCCCCACCTGATGCTGCAGGCCAAAGCGCAGAAGTTCGAGCGCGATGGCGCCCGCTTGCGGGATCGGGTGCTCACCAATACCGACGCCATGGGCAAGTTCGCCTCGACACCCGGGGTGTCGCAACTGATGAATGGTGTCGGCAACACCAACGTGTTCCGGGTCACGCTGGAGAAGACCCTGGGCGTGCACCGCGACGCCCCTCTGCCCCATTACCAGCGCCCAACTCTGGAGCAGCGGGCGCAAACGCAGGTGCAAACCATTCCCGCCACCGCAGTCGGAGAGACCAGCGGCAAAGTGGCGCTGTTTGCCACCTGTTTTGCCAACTACACCCAGTCGGACCTGGCCGACGACTTTATGAAGGTGTTCCAGCACAACGACATCCATATCGAGCCGGCGTTCGACCTGCTCTGCTGCGGCATGCCCAAGCTGGAACTGGGGGACCTGAACAGCGTCGACCGGATGCGCAAACACAACATCCCCCGGCTGGCCGAACTGGTGCGCCAGGGTTATGACCTGATCGCCCCCATCCCCTCCTGTGTGCTGATGTTCAAGCAGGAGTTACCGCTGATGTTCCCCGATGACGACGAGGTGGCGCTGGTGCAGCGGGCGTTTTTTGATCCGTTCGAATACCTCTGGCTGCGTCACAAAGGGGGGCAGCTGAAAACCGAGTTTCAGGGAACGCTGGGCAAGGTCAGCTATCAACCGGCCTGTCACCAGCGGGTGCAGAACTTTGGCCCGCGCACCCGTGATGTGCTGGCGCTGGTGCCGGATACCGAGATCACCACCATTGAGCGCTGCTCCGGCCACGATGGCACCTATGCGGTCAAGCTGGAAACCCGGGAACATGCCCTGAAAATCGCCCGACCGGTGGTGCGCCAGGTGGATCAGGCCGGGCCGGACCACCACATCAGCGACTGCCCGATGGCCGCCAGCCACATCGGTGAACAACGGAAACTGGCGGACGGCAAAGCCAGCCATGCCCCCCACCCCATCAGCCTGCTGCGGCAGGCGTACGGACTGTAG
- a CDS encoding rubrerythrin family protein produces the protein MSLKGSKTEQNLKDAFSGESQANRRYLYFAAKADVEGYNDVAAVFRSTAEGETGHAHGHLEYLEAVGDPATGLPIGGTESNLKAAIAGETHEYTDMYPGMAKTARDEGFDEIADWFETLAKAERSHANRFQKALDNLDS, from the coding sequence ATGTCACTGAAAGGATCCAAGACTGAGCAAAATCTGAAGGACGCCTTCTCCGGCGAATCTCAGGCCAATCGACGTTACCTCTACTTTGCCGCCAAGGCCGATGTTGAGGGCTACAACGACGTTGCCGCCGTGTTCCGCTCCACCGCCGAAGGTGAAACCGGACACGCCCACGGCCATCTGGAATATCTCGAAGCGGTGGGTGACCCCGCCACCGGGCTGCCGATTGGTGGTACCGAATCCAATCTAAAGGCCGCCATTGCCGGCGAAACCCACGAGTACACCGACATGTACCCGGGCATGGCCAAAACCGCCCGCGACGAAGGGTTCGACGAGATCGCGGATTGGTTTGAAACCCTCGCCAAAGCGGAGCGTTCCCACGCCAACCGCTTCCAGAAAGCGCTGGACAATCTGGACAGCTGA